In Limosilactobacillus sp. WILCCON 0051, a single window of DNA contains:
- a CDS encoding glycosyltransferase family 4 protein, with translation MNIGLFTDTYFPQVSGVATSIKTLRDELTEQGHHVYIFTTTDPAAKHDEPENGIYRFPSVPFVSFTDRRIAVRGWVRALRLARKLQLDIVHNQTEFSLGMMGKMVAKEMNIPCLHTYHTMYQDYLHYIANGHIIKPHDVARLAHLYLKNMTGIIAPSERVLDTLQAYDVTAPIRIIPTGVNLRVYSKPDTPAQKHELRQKLGYEDNVPVLLSLSRLAYEKNIQALIEALPDILQHRPDAQLLIVGDGPARETLERQVVKMSLSDHVQFTGEIKNEDVHHFYQMADVFVSASDSESQGLTYDEALASNLPIVVMRSEYTDELIDDPAIGMSFQKRGDLVKGVLYYLDHPDTQETIAKRQQKLHDISSEVFGQRVMDFYLECQERLQDEQDEKKRHHHLFGKRG, from the coding sequence GTGAATATTGGGTTGTTTACAGATACTTATTTTCCACAAGTCAGTGGCGTCGCGACGTCGATCAAGACTTTGCGTGATGAATTGACTGAACAGGGGCATCACGTTTACATCTTCACTACGACCGATCCAGCCGCCAAGCATGATGAGCCGGAAAATGGCATCTATCGCTTTCCCAGCGTTCCGTTTGTATCGTTTACCGATCGGCGCATTGCCGTGCGTGGCTGGGTAAGGGCTTTGAGACTGGCCCGTAAGCTGCAGCTGGATATCGTTCATAACCAGACCGAGTTTTCCTTGGGGATGATGGGCAAGATGGTGGCCAAGGAGATGAACATTCCGTGCCTGCATACGTACCATACAATGTATCAGGACTATCTGCACTATATTGCCAATGGTCATATCATCAAGCCGCATGATGTTGCCAGATTAGCGCATCTGTACCTAAAAAACATGACGGGGATCATTGCGCCTAGTGAACGAGTATTGGATACGCTGCAGGCATATGACGTGACCGCACCGATCAGAATTATTCCAACTGGGGTTAATCTGCGCGTGTATTCAAAACCAGACACGCCTGCACAAAAACATGAGCTGCGGCAAAAACTGGGTTATGAAGATAATGTGCCGGTATTGCTGTCGCTTAGTCGCCTGGCTTATGAAAAAAACATTCAAGCCCTGATTGAAGCGCTGCCGGATATTTTGCAGCATCGTCCTGACGCGCAGCTTTTGATCGTTGGCGATGGTCCAGCCAGAGAAACCTTGGAGCGGCAGGTTGTTAAGATGAGTCTTAGCGATCACGTTCAGTTTACCGGCGAGATTAAAAATGAGGACGTTCATCACTTTTATCAGATGGCCGATGTCTTTGTCTCAGCATCGGACTCAGAATCACAGGGTCTGACCTATGATGAGGCATTGGCATCCAACTTGCCGATTGTCGTGATGCGCAGTGAATATACCGACGAGCTGATTGATGATCCGGCCATTGGAATGAGTTTTCAAAAGCGCGGCGATCTGGTCAAGGGCGTTTTGTACTACCTCGACCATCCCGACACGCAGGAAACGATTGCCAAGCGTCAGCAAAAGCTTCATGATATTTCCTCAGAAGTCTTTGGTCAGCGCGTGATGGACTTTTATCTGGAATGTCAAGAGCGCCTGCAGGATGAGCAGGACGAAAAGAAACGACATCATCATCTTTTTGGTAAACGAGGTTGA
- a CDS encoding glycosyltransferase family 4 protein — protein MLKITMYSSADKVAGQGVGSAYLELMHLLKTNFKGEFDIAVNQYRTSDISHYHTIDLPFWFSTFSKKRGRKIGYVHFLPETLEGSLKIPQPFRGIFYRYVIAFYKRMDHLVVVNPSFIDKLVAYGIPRSKITYIPNFVDDAKFHPVDELEKRRLKTKWGIAQQRFVVVGSGQIQERKGVFDFIQLAEQNPDVQFIWAGGFSFGRITDGYTALKKIVDNPPANLKFPGIVSRQEIAELDNIADLFLLPSYNELFPMSVLEAFSCGTPVMLRDLDLYHSIIQGYYEPAKDVDEMQQKLDWLRKTPARLAELKMAAHTASRQYSKSHLAKVWHQFYLEQAKEG, from the coding sequence ATGTTAAAAATAACTATGTATTCTTCAGCGGATAAAGTAGCTGGTCAAGGGGTGGGCAGCGCTTATCTAGAGCTGATGCATCTGTTGAAAACGAATTTTAAAGGCGAGTTTGATATCGCGGTTAATCAGTACCGAACCAGTGATATCAGCCACTATCACACGATTGACCTGCCATTTTGGTTTTCCACTTTTTCAAAGAAACGCGGGCGCAAAATCGGCTACGTGCACTTTTTGCCAGAGACTTTAGAAGGCAGCCTCAAGATTCCGCAGCCTTTTCGCGGGATCTTTTATCGCTATGTGATTGCTTTTTATAAACGCATGGATCATTTGGTAGTGGTCAACCCATCGTTTATCGATAAGCTCGTTGCCTATGGAATTCCACGGAGCAAGATTACCTATATTCCTAACTTTGTCGATGATGCCAAGTTTCATCCCGTTGACGAGCTTGAAAAAAGAAGGCTGAAAACTAAATGGGGGATCGCTCAGCAACGGTTTGTCGTGGTAGGCAGTGGTCAGATTCAGGAGCGCAAGGGCGTTTTTGATTTCATTCAATTAGCCGAGCAGAATCCTGACGTTCAGTTTATCTGGGCGGGCGGTTTTTCATTTGGGCGGATTACGGATGGCTACACGGCCCTTAAAAAGATCGTTGACAATCCGCCGGCAAACCTTAAATTTCCCGGGATCGTCAGTCGGCAAGAGATTGCTGAGCTGGATAACATTGCCGATCTGTTTTTACTGCCGTCTTATAACGAGCTGTTTCCGATGTCGGTTTTAGAGGCTTTTAGCTGCGGGACACCGGTCATGCTGCGTGATCTGGATCTTTATCATTCAATTATTCAAGGATATTATGAGCCAGCCAAAGATGTTGATGAGATGCAGCAAAAGCTTGATTGGCTGCGGAAGACACCGGCTCGTCTGGCTGAGCTTAAAATGGCGGCGCATACCGCATCGCGTCAATATTCCAAGTCGCACCTTGCCAAAGTCTGGCATCAATTCTATCTGGAGCAGGCAAAGGAGGGCTAG